One Sphingomonas sp. SUN039 genomic window carries:
- the rplJ gene encoding 50S ribosomal protein L10, which yields MDRLEKANLVTELNASLATVGVVVVARNLGMTVAQSTDLRTKMRDAGASYKVTKNNLAKLAIQGTPYEPIGSMLTGPTAFATSTDPVAAAKVAVEFAKTNDKFELVGGAMGDTLLDVNGVKALATLPSLDELRAKILGLVQAPATKLVQIVQAPAGQLARVLGAYAAKEAA from the coding sequence ATGGATCGGCTCGAAAAAGCCAATCTGGTCACCGAACTGAACGCAAGCCTCGCCACAGTCGGCGTGGTCGTCGTCGCCCGAAATCTCGGGATGACGGTCGCCCAATCGACCGATCTGCGGACGAAAATGCGCGATGCCGGGGCCAGTTACAAGGTCACGAAGAACAACCTCGCCAAGCTCGCGATCCAGGGCACGCCCTATGAACCGATCGGCTCGATGCTGACCGGTCCGACGGCGTTCGCCACCTCGACCGACCCGGTTGCTGCCGCCAAGGTAGCGGTCGAATTCGCGAAGACGAACGACAAGTTCGAACTCGTGGGCGGTGCGATGGGCGATACGCTCCTCGACGTGAACGGCGTGAAGGCGCTCGCGACCCTTCCCTCGCTCGACGAACTGCGCGCCAAGATCCTGGGTCTCGTCCAGGCACCGGCGACCAAGCTCGTCCAGATCGTACAGGCACCGGCCGGGCAGCTCGCCCGCGTCCTCGGCGCTTATGCGGCGAAAGAAGCGGCGTAG
- a CDS encoding LPXTG cell wall anchor domain-containing protein: MKQTSPASSCALVLLAATALSATPLVGQEAVTAPPVVATVPPPAEQPAPASATPPAIVFAPRQEVVQQLPVRPSPVATPEAAPEQARTIPRAERRAPVASTVATAPVRSQVSAPDLDGPSAVAAAPLPVPQPPVATETLPPSAPVPAETPVVETTATTGTSMWTWVVGAAVILLAALGLLFSRRRRPTGYAEEPVYGAVPVAGVQPVVVPVAEAIATPAGVPATETFAERPWIRMTLEPTATEPRGSDMIMTYQLIVENEGPVDAHDVQISSFLFRDRESSPMEQLLIDPRALRGRVDVPAGRSVRVEASVVVPGSEEARIVADARYPLPDGGEGHLAARFAVDTASAEMETRVDDVLDRV; the protein is encoded by the coding sequence ATGAAACAGACCTCACCCGCTTCGTCCTGTGCACTGGTCCTGCTCGCAGCCACTGCGCTTTCGGCAACCCCGCTCGTAGGGCAAGAGGCGGTAACCGCACCGCCTGTCGTTGCCACGGTGCCGCCGCCCGCCGAGCAGCCGGCGCCGGCATCTGCAACGCCTCCGGCCATTGTGTTCGCGCCCCGGCAGGAGGTCGTCCAGCAACTGCCGGTTCGCCCTTCGCCTGTCGCGACGCCCGAGGCGGCACCGGAACAGGCGCGCACCATTCCGCGTGCGGAAAGACGCGCGCCAGTCGCCTCGACTGTCGCAACCGCACCGGTGCGGTCGCAGGTCTCCGCCCCTGATCTGGACGGGCCTTCGGCGGTCGCCGCTGCGCCCTTGCCGGTTCCACAGCCGCCGGTCGCGACCGAGACGCTGCCACCCTCAGCGCCTGTCCCCGCTGAAACGCCGGTGGTCGAGACCACAGCAACGACCGGAACCAGCATGTGGACGTGGGTCGTCGGCGCGGCCGTCATCCTGCTCGCAGCGCTCGGGTTGCTGTTTTCGCGCCGCCGTCGTCCGACCGGTTATGCCGAAGAACCGGTTTACGGGGCCGTACCTGTCGCCGGAGTACAACCCGTGGTCGTTCCGGTTGCCGAAGCGATCGCGACGCCAGCGGGTGTTCCCGCAACCGAAACCTTTGCGGAGCGTCCGTGGATACGGATGACGCTGGAGCCGACGGCCACCGAGCCGCGCGGAAGTGACATGATCATGACTTACCAGCTGATCGTGGAAAACGAGGGGCCGGTAGACGCACATGACGTGCAGATTTCGAGCTTCCTGTTCCGTGACCGTGAGTCGTCACCGATGGAACAGTTGCTGATCGACCCCAGGGCCCTGCGCGGACGCGTCGATGTTCCTGCCGGTCGCAGCGTCCGCGTCGAAGCGAGCGTTGTCGTTCCGGGCAGCGAGGAAGCGAGAATCGTGGCCGACGCCCGCTATCCGCTGCCTGACGGTGGAGAAGGCCACCTTGCGGCGCGTTTCGCGGTCGATACCGCCTCCGCCGAAATGGAAACTCGGGTCGACGACGTGCTCGACCGGGTCTGA
- a CDS encoding agmatine/peptidylarginine deiminase — protein MERERIQQGRRQLLRASVGMAITPFAFGYAEAKSAAAPALSGFEMPLESAPHERTFMQWPTSLDVYDRASLVDVQLSIARIANTISRYEPVVMLVGRDKAAAARRTLSGDVALWDIPADDLWCRDSGPTFVRNAKGELAVAHIRFNGWGNKQTHRNDAMIAPHIAKRLGLSLLDTGLVGEQGGVEHDGAGTLLAHASCWANPNRNRQSEAEVGKRLLGALGGKKMIWAPGVKGKDITDDHIDALARFIAPGKVLIQLDDQIDYSDPFSVSGHETLRILEQATDARGKRLEIIRLPNPVDIRSKNDDFVASYVNYYVCNGAVIAAQFGDRRADAQARALLQSLYPTRKVEMIDIDPIGESGGGIHCATQQQPQTGHA, from the coding sequence ATGGAGAGAGAGCGCATCCAGCAAGGCCGAAGGCAATTGTTGCGCGCAAGCGTTGGCATGGCGATTACGCCATTCGCGTTTGGGTACGCCGAAGCCAAATCCGCCGCTGCACCGGCATTAAGCGGCTTCGAAATGCCACTCGAGTCCGCGCCTCACGAGCGCACCTTCATGCAGTGGCCGACCAGCCTCGATGTCTATGATCGGGCTTCGCTCGTTGATGTCCAACTCAGCATTGCACGCATCGCCAATACCATCTCCCGCTACGAACCGGTCGTGATGCTCGTCGGAAGGGACAAGGCGGCGGCGGCGCGCAGGACCCTGTCTGGCGATGTTGCGCTTTGGGACATACCTGCCGACGATTTATGGTGTCGTGATTCTGGGCCGACATTCGTGCGAAATGCTAAGGGTGAACTGGCCGTAGCGCACATCCGTTTCAACGGATGGGGCAACAAACAGACACATCGCAACGATGCGATGATCGCTCCCCACATTGCCAAACGCCTTGGGCTGTCCTTGCTAGATACAGGGCTGGTCGGCGAACAGGGCGGGGTGGAGCATGACGGGGCCGGAACGCTGCTGGCCCATGCAAGCTGCTGGGCCAATCCCAATCGCAACCGGCAGAGCGAGGCAGAAGTCGGAAAACGGTTGCTTGGCGCGCTGGGTGGTAAGAAGATGATTTGGGCACCCGGCGTCAAGGGCAAGGACATCACCGACGATCATATCGACGCGCTCGCCCGCTTCATCGCGCCCGGCAAGGTGCTGATCCAGCTGGACGACCAGATCGACTACAGCGACCCCTTCTCCGTTTCCGGCCATGAAACGCTGCGGATCCTCGAACAGGCGACCGATGCCCGTGGAAAACGCCTTGAAATTATCCGCCTGCCAAATCCGGTCGATATTCGCAGCAAAAACGATGATTTTGTTGCCAGCTACGTCAATTACTATGTCTGCAACGGCGCCGTGATCGCGGCGCAATTCGGCGACCGGCGGGCGGATGCACAGGCGAGGGCATTGCTGCAATCGCTTTACCCGACGCGCAAGGTGGAAATGATCGACATCGACCCCATCGGCGAGTCCGGTGGGGGTATCCACTGCGCGACACAGCAACAACCACAGACGGGGCACGCGTGA
- the rpoB gene encoding DNA-directed RNA polymerase subunit beta produces the protein MATQLAPDSHTDANRPRIRKVFGNIHEVTQMPNLIQVQRESYEQFLRSNPSIGYVSGLEKTLRSVFPIRDFAGTAELDFVHYELEDPKFDTDECRQRGITYAAPMRVTLRLIVFEVDTETETRSVLDIKEQDVYMGDMPLMTQNGTFIINGTERVIVSQMHRSPGVLFDHDRGKTHSSGKYLFAARVIPYRGSWLDFEFDAKDIVNVRIDRKRKLPVTALLFALGLTPEGILAEFYNTVTWVRGTGGWQVPYVAENWRGQKPTYDVVDGKTGEVVFPAGQKVSPRAANKAAKDGLEALLIPTEEIFGRYSALDLINEKTGEIYIEAGDEVSAENLEKIDKAGLDRLELLDIDHVNTGPWIRNTLRADKAEDRDHALSDIYRVMRPGEPPTRETAESLFAGLFFDADRYDLSAVGRVKLNMRLDLDAPDDHTTLRTEDILAVVKTLVGLKDGKGEIDDIDNLGNRRVRSVGELLENQYRVGLLRMERAVKERMSSVDVSTVMPNDLINAKPAVAAVREFFGSSQLSQFMDQTNPLSEVTHKRRVSALGPGGLTRERAGFEVRDVHPTHYGRICPIETPEGPNIGLINSLASFSRVNKYGFIETPYRKIVDGKVTNDVQYLSAMEEAKHTIAQANAELDKDGRFIEDIVSSRQAGEFLMAPRDIITLMDVSPKQLVSVAASLIPFLENDDANRALMGSNMQRQAVPLVQAEAPFVGTGMEETVARDSGAAIGARRAGIVDQVDATRIVIRATGEIDSGHSGVDIYTLMKFQRSNQNTCINQRPLVKVGDAVMKGQIIADGPSTELGELALGRNTLVAFMPWNGYNYEDSILISERIVKDDVFTSIHIEEFEVMARDTKLGPEDITRDIPNVGEEALRNLDEAGIVYIGAEVEPGDILAGKITPKGESPMTPEEKLLRAIFGEKASDVRDTSLRLPPGVAGTVVEVRVFNRHGIDIDDRTRAIQAEEKERLAKDRDDERSILNRASWSRLREMLLGQTVSAAPKALKKGAVIDDAALDLVEKFEWWKIAVADDARQTDLEAVKAQYDDAVGIINAKYEDRVEKLERGDELPPGVLKMVKVFVAVKRKLQPGDKMAGRHGNKGVISRILPCEDMPFLEDGTHVDIVLNPLGVPSRMNVGQIFETHLGWAARGLGKQITEALETWREANPDAKAAKPPEAVRERLKTVYGEKYHAEIAARTDEEIVDMAGLLKNGVPMATPVFDGAREADVSEMLTLAGLDTSGQVELYDGRTGDAFDRKVTVGYIYMLKLHHLVDDKIHARSIGPYSLVTQQPLGGKAQFGGQRFGEMEVWALQAYGAAYTLQEMLTVKSDDVVGRTKVYEAIVKGDDTFEAGIPESFNVLVKEMRSLGLNVELNMNDVIPDEDDTPAIAAE, from the coding sequence ATGGCAACGCAGCTCGCTCCCGATTCGCATACCGACGCGAACCGTCCCCGCATCCGCAAGGTCTTCGGCAACATCCACGAAGTCACGCAGATGCCGAACCTGATTCAGGTGCAGCGCGAATCCTATGAGCAGTTCCTGCGCTCGAACCCAAGTATCGGCTATGTCTCGGGCCTCGAAAAGACGCTGCGCAGCGTGTTCCCGATCCGCGATTTCGCCGGCACCGCCGAGCTCGACTTCGTCCATTACGAACTCGAAGACCCCAAGTTCGACACCGACGAGTGCCGCCAGCGCGGCATCACCTATGCCGCCCCGATGCGCGTGACCTTGCGCCTGATCGTGTTCGAAGTGGACACCGAGACCGAAACCCGTTCGGTCCTCGATATCAAGGAGCAGGACGTTTACATGGGCGACATGCCGCTCATGACGCAGAACGGCACCTTCATCATCAACGGCACAGAGCGCGTGATCGTCAGCCAGATGCACCGCTCGCCCGGCGTCCTGTTCGATCACGACCGCGGCAAGACCCACTCGTCGGGCAAATATCTGTTCGCCGCGCGGGTCATTCCGTATCGCGGGTCGTGGCTCGATTTCGAATTCGACGCCAAGGACATCGTCAACGTCCGTATCGACCGCAAGCGCAAGCTGCCGGTCACCGCGCTGCTGTTCGCGCTCGGCCTGACCCCCGAGGGCATTCTCGCCGAGTTCTACAACACCGTCACCTGGGTTCGCGGCACCGGCGGCTGGCAGGTTCCCTATGTCGCCGAGAACTGGCGCGGGCAGAAGCCGACCTATGACGTCGTCGACGGCAAGACCGGCGAAGTCGTGTTCCCGGCGGGGCAAAAGGTTTCGCCGCGTGCCGCCAACAAGGCCGCCAAGGACGGCCTCGAAGCCCTGTTGATCCCGACCGAGGAGATCTTCGGCCGCTATTCGGCTCTGGACCTCATCAACGAGAAGACCGGCGAAATCTACATCGAGGCAGGCGACGAAGTGTCGGCCGAGAACCTCGAAAAAATCGACAAGGCGGGTCTCGACCGGCTCGAACTGCTTGACATCGACCATGTCAACACCGGCCCCTGGATCCGCAACACGTTGCGCGCCGACAAGGCCGAGGACCGCGATCACGCGCTGAGCGACATCTACCGCGTCATGCGCCCCGGCGAACCGCCGACGCGCGAGACGGCGGAATCGCTGTTCGCCGGGCTGTTCTTCGACGCCGACCGCTACGACCTGAGCGCCGTCGGTCGCGTGAAGCTGAACATGCGCCTCGACCTCGACGCGCCCGACGATCACACGACGCTGCGCACCGAGGACATTCTGGCGGTCGTCAAGACGCTGGTCGGCCTGAAGGACGGCAAGGGCGAAATCGACGATATCGACAACCTCGGCAACCGCCGTGTCCGTTCGGTCGGCGAACTGCTCGAGAACCAGTATCGCGTCGGTCTGCTCCGCATGGAGCGCGCCGTGAAGGAGCGCATGTCGTCGGTCGACGTCTCGACCGTGATGCCGAACGACCTGATCAACGCCAAGCCTGCGGTCGCCGCGGTGCGCGAATTCTTCGGTTCGTCGCAGCTGTCGCAGTTCATGGACCAGACCAACCCGCTGTCCGAAGTGACGCACAAGCGTCGCGTTTCGGCGCTCGGGCCGGGCGGTCTGACGCGCGAGCGTGCGGGCTTCGAAGTGCGCGACGTTCACCCGACCCACTACGGCCGCATCTGCCCGATCGAGACGCCGGAAGGGCCGAACATCGGCCTGATCAACAGCCTCGCGTCGTTCAGCCGCGTCAACAAATACGGCTTCATCGAAACGCCGTACCGCAAGATCGTCGACGGCAAGGTTACCAACGACGTCCAGTATTTGTCGGCGATGGAAGAAGCCAAGCACACTATCGCGCAGGCCAACGCCGAACTCGACAAGGACGGCCGTTTCATCGAGGACATCGTCTCGTCGCGTCAGGCCGGCGAATTCCTGATGGCGCCGCGCGACATCATCACGTTGATGGACGTCAGCCCCAAGCAGCTGGTGTCGGTCGCGGCCTCGCTCATTCCGTTCCTGGAAAACGATGACGCCAACCGCGCGCTGATGGGATCGAACATGCAGCGTCAGGCCGTGCCGCTCGTCCAGGCCGAGGCGCCGTTCGTCGGCACCGGCATGGAAGAGACGGTGGCGCGCGATTCGGGTGCCGCCATTGGCGCCCGCCGCGCGGGCATCGTCGATCAGGTCGATGCAACGCGTATCGTCATCCGCGCCACCGGCGAGATCGACAGCGGCCATTCGGGCGTCGACATCTATACGCTGATGAAGTTCCAGCGGTCGAACCAGAACACCTGCATCAACCAGCGTCCGCTGGTGAAGGTCGGCGACGCGGTGATGAAGGGCCAGATCATTGCCGACGGTCCCTCGACCGAACTCGGCGAGCTGGCGCTAGGCCGCAACACGCTCGTCGCGTTCATGCCGTGGAACGGGTATAACTATGAGGACTCGATCCTCATCTCCGAGCGCATCGTGAAGGACGACGTGTTCACGTCGATCCACATCGAAGAGTTCGAAGTGATGGCCCGCGACACCAAGCTGGGGCCGGAGGACATCACCCGCGACATCCCTAACGTCGGCGAAGAAGCGCTGCGCAACCTCGACGAGGCGGGCATCGTCTACATCGGGGCCGAGGTCGAGCCGGGCGATATTCTTGCCGGCAAGATCACGCCGAAGGGTGAAAGCCCGATGACACCGGAGGAGAAACTGCTCCGCGCCATCTTCGGTGAAAAGGCGTCGGACGTCCGCGATACCTCGCTCCGCTTGCCGCCCGGTGTTGCCGGAACGGTGGTCGAAGTGCGCGTGTTCAACCGTCACGGTATCGACATCGACGACCGTACGCGGGCGATCCAGGCCGAGGAAAAAGAACGCCTCGCCAAGGACCGCGACGACGAACGTTCGATCCTGAATCGGGCCAGCTGGTCGCGCCTGCGCGAAATGCTGCTCGGCCAGACGGTCAGCGCCGCGCCCAAGGCGCTCAAGAAAGGTGCCGTCATCGACGATGCCGCACTCGACCTCGTCGAAAAGTTCGAATGGTGGAAGATCGCGGTGGCCGACGATGCGCGTCAGACCGATCTGGAAGCGGTCAAGGCGCAGTATGACGACGCTGTCGGCATCATCAACGCCAAGTACGAGGACCGCGTCGAGAAGCTGGAGCGCGGCGACGAGCTGCCCCCCGGCGTGCTCAAGATGGTCAAGGTGTTCGTCGCGGTGAAGCGCAAGCTGCAGCCCGGCGACAAGATGGCCGGCCGCCACGGCAACAAGGGTGTGATTTCGCGCATCCTGCCGTGCGAGGACATGCCGTTCCTCGAGGACGGCACGCATGTCGACATCGTGCTCAATCCGCTGGGCGTGCCGAGCCGCATGAACGTCGGGCAGATCTTCGAAACGCATCTGGGCTGGGCCGCGCGCGGTCTTGGCAAGCAGATCACCGAGGCGCTCGAAACATGGCGCGAAGCCAATCCGGATGCCAAGGCGGCGAAACCGCCCGAGGCCGTCCGCGAGCGGCTGAAGACCGTGTACGGCGAGAAGTATCACGCCGAAATCGCTGCACGTACCGACGAGGAAATCGTCGATATGGCAGGCTTGTTGAAGAACGGTGTGCCGATGGCAACGCCGGTTTTCGACGGCGCGCGCGAAGCCGATGTGTCGGAGATGCTGACGCTCGCGGGCCTCGATACGTCGGGTCAGGTCGAGCTGTACGACGGCCGCACGGGTGATGCGTTCGACCGCAAAGTAACGGTTGGGTATATCTACATGCTCAAGCTGCACCATCTGGTCGACGACAAGATCCACGCACGTTCGATCGGGCCGTACTCGCTCGTCACCCAGCAGCCGCTGGGCGGCAAGGCGCAGTTCGGCGGACAGCGTTTCGGCGAAATGGAGGTCTGGGCGCTCCAGGCTTACGGCGCCGCCTATACGCTGCAGGAAATGCTGACGGTGAAGTCCGACGATGTCGTCGGCCGCACCAAGGTCTATGAGGCGATCGTCAAGGGTGACGACACGTTCGAGGCAGGCATTCCCGAAAGCTTCAACGTGCTCGTCAAGGAAATGCGCTCGCTGGGTCTCAACGTCGAACTGAATATGAACGACGTGATCCCCGACGAGGACGACACACCGGCGATCGCGGCGGAGTGA
- a CDS encoding beta/gamma crystallin family protein gives MIRTAIACSAVLAIAASAAAAKREPGNMTDQGVVTLYEGQKFEGETVEIKKDMPSISYDITIGSIGIYPGEKWELCEQTRFRGVCNILSANETKLGKIVIRSARMIKPPVATKPAM, from the coding sequence ATGATCCGTACTGCTATCGCCTGCTCAGCCGTTCTTGCCATCGCGGCATCGGCCGCTGCGGCAAAGCGGGAGCCCGGCAACATGACCGATCAGGGTGTCGTGACACTCTATGAAGGGCAAAAGTTCGAAGGCGAAACCGTCGAAATCAAAAAGGATATGCCCAGCATCTCCTACGACATAACCATCGGCAGCATCGGCATTTACCCGGGCGAAAAATGGGAGCTGTGCGAACAGACGCGGTTCCGCGGGGTGTGCAACATCTTGTCGGCCAACGAGACCAAGCTCGGCAAGATCGTCATCCGCTCGGCCCGGATGATCAAGCCGCCGGTGGCAACCAAACCCGCGATGTGA
- the rplL gene encoding 50S ribosomal protein L7/L12, which translates to MADLNKLVDDLSALTVIEAAELSKLLEEKWGVSAAAAVAVAGPAAAGGAAAPAAEEQTEFDVILTGDGGKKINVIKEVRAITGLGLTEAKTLVESAPKAVKEGVNKDEAEKLKKQLEEAGATVELK; encoded by the coding sequence ATGGCTGATCTCAACAAACTCGTCGACGACCTGTCGGCCTTGACCGTTATCGAAGCTGCCGAGCTGTCGAAGCTGCTCGAAGAAAAGTGGGGCGTGTCCGCTGCTGCCGCAGTCGCGGTTGCCGGTCCCGCTGCCGCCGGTGGCGCTGCCGCCCCCGCTGCCGAAGAGCAGACCGAATTCGACGTGATCCTGACCGGCGACGGCGGCAAGAAGATCAACGTCATCAAGGAAGTCCGTGCGATCACGGGCCTCGGTCTGACCGAAGCCAAGACGCTGGTCGAGAGCGCCCCGAAGGCGGTCAAGGAAGGCGTCAACAAGGACGAGGCCGAGAAGCTGAAGAAGCAGCTCGAAGAAGCCGGCGCGACGGTCGAACTGAAGTAA